The following are encoded in a window of Scophthalmus maximus strain ysfricsl-2021 chromosome 2, ASM2237912v1, whole genome shotgun sequence genomic DNA:
- the hsf5 gene encoding heat shock factor protein 5 produces MSVGESSLPESINPINFPAKLWRLVNNPAYEAICWDSLGEVLIINQRLFEKQVLSPPSSSTSDNRDAFKTSNFTSFVRQLNLYGFRKGDPPVKNCPYPTRVTGTCHYFYNPNFKRNHPELVATLRRLTADNKAKLKAGLDVACRPPGQYQKHVKKVTSPLGPTQQESALLYPDKARTRTALNGTPAPPRCRRRARVHGAPLSDVPVSLSPYYTAVAPRPAAMHVLQDQMAYAHHASFHACTAQYPPGFYSQYVPCYYPNFVASHMTEIGLQTGPFSPHGYYLIPDEVMPAQTGNGFVVSPEKTVPVSDQSSCNQLLLL; encoded by the exons ATGTCTGTCGGTGAGAGCTCACTCCCGGAGAGCATCAACCCTATTAACTTCCCCGCCAAGCTGTGGCGTCTGGTGAACAACCCGGCCTACGAAGCCATCTGCTGGGACAGCCTCGGCGAGGTGCTCATCATCAATCAGCGGCTCTTCGAGAAGCAGGTCCTGTCGCccccctccagctccacctcggACAACCGCGACGCCTTCAAAACCAGCAACTTCACCAGCTTTGTCCGTCAGCTCAACCTGTACGGCTTCAGGAAAGGCGATCCGCCTGTCAAAAACTGCCCTTATCCCACCAGGGTCACTGGGACCTGTCATTATTTCTACAACCCGAACTTCAAGCGAAACCACCCGGAACTTGTTGCGACTCTGAGGAGACTCACTGCCGACAACAAGGCCAAGCTCAAGGCTGGACTGGATGTGGCATGTCGGCCTCCGGGTCAGTACCAGAAACATGTGAAAAAAG TCACTTCACCACTTGGCCCCACACAACAGGAGTCCGCTCTTCTCTATCCAGACAAAGCTCGGACCAGGACCGCACTCAACGGCACCCCAGCCCCGCCACGATGCCGGAGAAGGGCCCGTGTTCATGGCGCACCTCTGTCAGACGTACCAGTATCTCTAAGCCCCTACTACACAGCAGTGGCCCCGAGGCCAGCTGCCATGCACGTCCTGCAGGATCAGATGGCCTACGCACACCATGCGAGTTTTCATGCTTGTACTGCACAGTATCCGCCTGGCTTCTATTCCCAAT ATGTGCCATGCTACTATCCAAACTTTGTGGCATCTCATATGACAGAGATTGGGCTTCAGACAGGACCATTCTCCCCCCATGGTTATTACCTG ATTCCGGATGAAGTGATGCCAGCGCAAACCGGTAACGGCTTTGTTGTGAGCCCAGAGAAGACCGTACCTGTGTCTGACCAGTCCTCCTGCaaccagttgttgttgttgtga